One genomic region from Bacillus rossius redtenbacheri isolate Brsri chromosome 6, Brsri_v3, whole genome shotgun sequence encodes:
- the LOC134533330 gene encoding tigger transposable element-derived protein 6-like — protein sequence MLKLNVFKYCRENGITHRFTKETAGRYWLNGFLARNPEISKRKAQRLNPARAQKLNKFIVGDHFEKLQNVLAENKFLNFPEKIFNMDEKGCRLQLHKDPEVLAKKGSKRVHIVAKERGESVTVVACGNATGNVIPPMILFPGLRKNPAWEKNLPTGSTTIMTRKGSMTTESFVSFLNHFSRFKPSGPCLLIFDGAKSHLDYSICEVAEQNEIILYCLPSNTTHELQPLDKGCFQSFEIFWDQHTLLYFNMHKEQQDISKLNFADVFTPTWEKLMTQANMKSGFKATGIFPFNPFVIPEEAFAPSIATELPPPNTKMADETVTAYALQEQHNANDDHSLAGPSGLQTNVSQLGSRHSTSSSSDSDITGDLAQPLSSSDYSDSLHIPESTANLSRRGSIGEMLPTPKKKRKTTRVMKPAINNRGVVLNKSLFEDNKDVKLDSSKNSGNSKKYNTKSVRQMTASKKSESWYCAICCNDEVKDMRLCGVCEIYVHEECVGLTKDHKEFFICPKCLL from the coding sequence ATGCTcaagttaaatgtttttaaatactgccgTGAAAATGGGATAACTCACCGGTTCACTAAAgaaactgcaggtcgctactGGTTGAATGGCTTTTTGGCCAGAAATCCTGAAATTAGCAAACGAAAAGCTCAAAGGCTAAATCCTGCCCGAGCTCAAAAGCTTAACAAATTCATAGTTGGAGACCATTTTGAAAAATTGCAGAATGTCCTTGCTGAGAACAAGTTTTTAAACTtccctgaaaaaatattcaacatggaTGAGAAGGGTTGTAGGTTACAACTGCACAAAGATCCAGAGGTTTTGGCGAAAAAGGGGTCAAAGCGCGTCCATATTGTTGCAAAGGAACGTGGCGAGAGTGTTACTGTTGTAGCCTGTGGAAATGCTACTGGAAATGTCATTCCCCCAATGATCCTATTCCCTGGATTAAGAAAAAATCCagcttgggaaaaaaatttacctacAGGTTCAACAACAATAATGACTCGAAAAGGTAGCATGACAACCGAATCTTTTGTGTCCTTCCTGAATCACTTCTCTAGGTTCAAGCCAAGTGGGCCTTGTCTTCTGATTTTTGATGGGGCTAAGTCACATTTAGACTACAGCATATGTGAAGTTGCAGAacagaatgaaattattttgtactgTCTTCCGTCAAACACGACTCATGAGTTACAGCCTTTAGACAAAGGTTGTTTCCaaagttttgagattttttgggatCAGCACACACTcctttattttaatatgcacaAAGAACAGCAAGACATTTCCAAATTGAACTTTGCTGATGTTTTTACACCAACATGGGAAAAGTTAATGACACAAGCAAACATGAAAAGTGGATTTAAGGCTACTGGCATTTTCCCCTTCAATCCGTTCGTGATTCCAGAAGAGGCCTTTGCACCCAGCATAGCTACTGAGCTTCCGCCACCTAACACAAAAATGGCAGACGAAACTGTAACCGCTTATGCGTTGCAGGAACAACATAATGCCAATGACGACCATTCATTGGCAGGTCCGTCTGGTCTACAGACAAATGTTAGCCAGCTTGGTTCTAGACACAGCACCAGTTCATCATCTGATTCAGATATCACAGGAGACTTGGCACAACCTTTAAGTTCTTCAGATTACTCTGATAGTTTGCATATTCCCGAAAGTACTGCAAATCTGTCCAGGCGTGGTTCCATTGGAGAAATGCTACCTACACCAAAGAAAAAACGGAAAACCACACGGGTTATGAAACCTGCTATAAACAACAGGGGTGTTGTACTGAATAAATCTTTATTTGAAGATAACAAGGATGTAAAGTTAGATAGCAGCAAGAACAGTGGAAAcagcaaaaaatataatacaaagtcTGTTCGCCAGATGACTGCTTCAAAGAAGTCTGAGAGTTGGTACTGTGCAATTTGTTGCAATGATGAAGTGAAGGATATGAGACTGTGCGGAGTTTGTGAAATATATGTCCATGAAGAATGTGTTGGCCTCACCAAAGATCACAAAGAGTTTTTTATTTGCCCGAAATGTTTATTATAG